The sequence below is a genomic window from Halarchaeum grantii.
CCTCGACGGCGTCCCCGGCCACGAGGGCATCGAGCTCGCGCTCGTGAAGCTCTACCGCGTCACCGACGAGGAGCGCTACCTCGACCTCGCGCAGTACTTCGTCGACCGACGCGGCCGCGAGGACACCCGGCTCGGGTGGGAGGCCGAACACCCCGATGAGACCGGCGGCGACGTCCCGCCCGACATCTTCCTCGAGGACGGCAAGTGGGACGGCTCCTACGCCCAAGCCCACGAACCCGTCCGCGAACAGGAGACCGTCGACGGCCACGCCGTGCGCGCGATGTACCTATATAGTGGCGTCGCCGACCTCGTCGCGGAGACCGGCGAGGACGACCTCTACCGCACCCTCGAGACGCTCTGGACGAACATGACCACGAAGCGGATGTACGTCACCGGCGGCATCGGCTCCGAGTCCGCCCACGAGGGCTTCACCGTCGACTACGACCTGCGCAACCGCACCGCGTACGCCGAGACCTGCGCGGCCATCGGGAGCGTCTTCTGGAACCACCGGATGTTCCAGTTGACCGGTGAGGCGCGCTTCTACGACGTGCTCGAGCGCGCGCTCTACAACGGCGTGCTCGCCGGTGTCTCGCTCGACGGGACGTCGTTCTTCTACGAGAACCCCCTCGAGAGCCTCGGCCACCACCACCGCGCGGGCTGGTTCCAGTGCGCGTGCTGTCCGCCGAACGTCGCGCGACTCTTCGCCTCCCTCGGCGAGTACGTCTACGCACAGGGCCCCGACGACGACGTCTACGTCACCCTCTACGTCGGCGGCGAAGCCGACCTCAGCGTCGACGGCGCGGACGTGACGCTCACGCAGGAGACCGACTACCCGTGGGGCGACTCGACCACCGTCGGTATCGAGACCGAGACGCCGGTCGAGACGGCGCTCCACCTCCGCGTGCCCGAGTGGTGTGAGGACGTCGCGGCGTCCGTGAACGGCGAGCGCGTCGAGGCCGACGCCGGGGACGGCTACGTCGTCATCGAGCGCGCGTGGACGGACGGCGACTCGGTGACGCTCGACTTCGCCCTCCCGGTTCGGCGCCTCGCCGCGCACCCGGACGTCCCCGACGACGCCGACCGCGTGGCGTTCCAGCGTGGCCCGCTCGTCTACTGCGTCGAGGAGGCCGACCTCGACGGCGTCGCTCCCTCGCACCTCCGCGTCGACCCCGGGTCGACCGTCGAGACCCGCGAGGAGGCCGACCTCCTCGACGGCGTCGTCACCATCGAGGGCGACGCGCGCGCCGTCAGCACCGAGGGCTGGGAGGGCGCGCTCTATCGGGAGTACGACGACCTCGCGGACGACGAATCGGTGGCGACGCTGACCGCGATCCCCTACTACGGCTGGGACAACCGCGGGGCGGGCCGGATGCGCGTCTGGCTCCCGACCGACTAGGCGAACGCGGGGAGGTAGTCGGCGTTCGCCGCGAGGAGGTCGTCGACCATCGCGTCGAGTTCGTCGAGCGTGCAGGCGGCGCCCGCGAGCGGGTCGAGTTTGATCGCGCGCCGAAGCGCGTCCTCGTCGCGCTCCAAGCCCGCTTCGACGGCCTGCTCCTGTACCGCGACGTTCGTGCGAATCAGCGCCGCGAGCTGTGCGGGGAGGTCGCCGACCGAGCAGGGGTGGACGCCCGTCCCGTCGACGAGACACGGCACCTCGACGCAGGCGTCGTCGGGGAGGTTCGTGATGGAGCCCCCGTGGTTGCGGACGTTCGCGTTCACGCGACGCGGCGTGTCCGTCTCGATGGCGTGGATGATGCGGGCGGCGTACTCGTTCGAGCGCGACACCGAGAGGTCGACGTCCTCGACGTCGCGCTCGGCCTGCCACTCCTTCATCCCGCGATAGAACTCGAGGTACGCGCCCGTCGGCATCCACGAAGCCGTGATACCACCGGGGCCCTCCTCGTACCCGTCCGGCGGCGTGAGCTCCTCGACGACGGCCGCGTCCGTGCGGAAGTAGGGGAGGTACTCGCTGAGGTGGTGGCTGGACTCGGTGACGAAGTAGCCGAAGTGCTCGAGTAGTTCGAAGCGGACCGGGTCGGCGGTGTAGTGCTCGTCGTCGGCGGCCGCCTCGTGGAGCGCGGGATAGATGCTCTCGCCGTCGACTTCGGCGTCGAGGAACCACGCCATGTGATTGATGCCGGCGACCCAGTGCTCGAGGTCGTCGGCGTCGACGCCCGCGTAGTGCGCGATGGCCTCGGCGGTGTGCTGGACGCTGTGGCAGAGGCCGACGACCTCGATGTCGGTCGCTTCGTCGAGCGCCCAGCAGAGTATCGCCATCGGGTTCGTGTAGTTGAGGAGGAGGGCGTCCGGGCAGACCGCCTCCATGTCGTGCGCGACGTCGAGGAGGGTCGGGAGGGTGCGCATCGCGCGGAAGACTCCGCCGGGACCGAGGGTGTCGCCGACGGCCTGCTCGACGCCGTACTCGCGCGGGATTTCGACCTCGTTCTCGAAGGGGTCGGCGCCGCCGACGCCGATGGTGCAGAGGACGTAGTCCGCCCCCTCGAGCGCCTCGCGGCGATCCGTCGTCGCCTCGACGGTGGCGTCGTAGTCGCCCGCGTCAACCATCGCCCGCGCGACCGACGCGGTGCGTTCGAGGGCGTCCGCGTCGACGTCCATCAGGACGACATCGCTGTCGGCGAGTGCGGGATAGGAGAGGACGTCACCGAGGAGGTTTCTGGCGAACGTGACGCTACCGGCACCGAGGAAGACGATGGTGGCCATGGTCGGCCGAGACGGCACACGCTGTTAAGCGCTTGCATGAATCGAGAACCCGTCCGGCGAAACCGACGTGGAGCGCCCGAGCAGGGGCGCTCCGGAGCTACGAGACGAGGGTGGGGTGTCGGTTTACTCGAGCGTGATGGCGGCGACGGTGGACGCGTCGAGGTCGACGGTGAGAACGCCGTCGGCGACGTCGACGTCGAGGTCCTCGGCGACGAACTCGTCGGCGTTGTCGGCGTCGACGTGGAGGCCGGCGTCCTGGCCCTCGAAGAGGACCTGCGCGTCCGCGACGTCGTCGGCGGTGACGCCGCCGTCGACTTCGACCTCGACCGAGTGGCCCTCGCGGCAGTCGAGGTTGGTGACGGTGACGTACGTCTCGCCGTCCTCGCTCACGGAGGCGGAGGCGCCGACGAGCGGCAGGTCGTCGTCCTTGCGCTCGACGTCACGCGTCGGCGCATCGACGGTGGTCGTGACGGCCTCGTTGGCCTTGTGGGGCGCGTAGAGGTCGAAGACGCGGTACGTGGGGCGGGCCCACGCGTCGTCGCCGTCCGTCTCCACGAGACACTGGAGGACGTTGACGGTCTGCGCGATGTTGCTCATCGTCATCACGTCCGCGTTGTGGTTGAAGATGTCGAGGACGGCGGCGGCGGAGAGCGCGTCGAGGACGGTGCCCGGCTGTTCGAGACCGTTCTCCGGGACGGCTTCGGGATGCCACGTCCCCCACTCGTCGATGATGACGCCGATGTCGCGCGTCGAGGCGGCGGCGTCGACGGCGGACGCGATGCGCTCGATGTGCTCCTCCATCTCGAGGGCCTCGACGAGGAGTTCGTCGTAGTCGTCCTCGTCGGACTCGGAGACGGTCATCGCGCGCCCGTAGTAGTGGTGGAGCGTGATGTGGTCGAGCGGGAAGTCGACGCCCCACCGACCGCTCGCGACCTCCTCGAGGAAGCGGCGGTTCCACTCGTGGCCCTCGAAGCCACAGGCGATGAGGTCGACGTCGTAGTCGAGCATGAGGTTGTCCATCGACCCCATGTAGGTCGCGAAGCGGCGGTACTCGCGGGCGTACTGCTCGGGGCTCATCTGACCGCCACAGCCCCAGTTCTCGTTGCCGACGCCCCAGAAGGGCACCTCGTAGGGCTCCTCGTGCCCGTTCTCGCGACGCCGGTCGGCGAGTTCGGTGTCGCCGTCGTAGCCGCAGTACTCCATCCAGTCGGCGGCCTCCTGCGGGTCGCCGGAACCGACGTTCGCGGCGAGGTAGGGCTTGGTTCCGACGCGCTCACAGAACTGGAGGAACTCGTCGGTGCCGAAGGCGTTGGACTCCTCGGGGACGTCGTCGCGGCCCTGCGCCCAGAAGAGGTTCCGCCGTCGCGGGCGGTCCTCCTGTGGGCCGACGCCGTCCTCCCAGTGGTAGTCGTCGGCGAAGCAGCCGCCGGGCCACCGGAGGACGGGGATGTCGAGGTCGGAGAGCAGTTCGAGGACGTC
It includes:
- the melA gene encoding alpha-galactosidase yields the protein MATIVFLGAGSVTFARNLLGDVLSYPALADSDVVLMDVDADALERTASVARAMVDAGDYDATVEATTDRREALEGADYVLCTIGVGGADPFENEVEIPREYGVEQAVGDTLGPGGVFRAMRTLPTLLDVAHDMEAVCPDALLLNYTNPMAILCWALDEATDIEVVGLCHSVQHTAEAIAHYAGVDADDLEHWVAGINHMAWFLDAEVDGESIYPALHEAAADDEHYTADPVRFELLEHFGYFVTESSHHLSEYLPYFRTDAAVVEELTPPDGYEEGPGGITASWMPTGAYLEFYRGMKEWQAERDVEDVDLSVSRSNEYAARIIHAIETDTPRRVNANVRNHGGSITNLPDDACVEVPCLVDGTGVHPCSVGDLPAQLAALIRTNVAVQEQAVEAGLERDEDALRRAIKLDPLAGAACTLDELDAMVDDLLAANADYLPAFA
- a CDS encoding glycoside hydrolase family 127 protein, producing the protein MTRRPTDERLDPVPLTDVSIDDGFWNDRLETNREVTLEHQYDRLGERSLENFRRVRDGKTGGFQGMWFEDSDTYKWLEAASYVLATRDDPELRERVEEVIELVGAAQEEDGYLNTYFALEEPENRWTNLNMMHELYCAGHLIEAAVAHHRATGETSLLAVATDLADHIDGVFGTGPDDLDGVPGHEGIELALVKLYRVTDEERYLDLAQYFVDRRGREDTRLGWEAEHPDETGGDVPPDIFLEDGKWDGSYAQAHEPVREQETVDGHAVRAMYLYSGVADLVAETGEDDLYRTLETLWTNMTTKRMYVTGGIGSESAHEGFTVDYDLRNRTAYAETCAAIGSVFWNHRMFQLTGEARFYDVLERALYNGVLAGVSLDGTSFFYENPLESLGHHHRAGWFQCACCPPNVARLFASLGEYVYAQGPDDDVYVTLYVGGEADLSVDGADVTLTQETDYPWGDSTTVGIETETPVETALHLRVPEWCEDVAASVNGERVEADAGDGYVVIERAWTDGDSVTLDFALPVRRLAAHPDVPDDADRVAFQRGPLVYCVEEADLDGVAPSHLRVDPGSTVETREEADLLDGVVTIEGDARAVSTEGWEGALYREYDDLADDESVATLTAIPYYGWDNRGAGRMRVWLPTD
- a CDS encoding alpha-N-arabinofuranosidase; this encodes MANARVTVHPEARIDRIEPEVHGHFSEHLGRCVYDGLYTDDTAGEDGFRTDVLELLSDLDIPVLRWPGGCFADDYHWEDGVGPQEDRPRRRNLFWAQGRDDVPEESNAFGTDEFLQFCERVGTKPYLAANVGSGDPQEAADWMEYCGYDGDTELADRRRENGHEEPYEVPFWGVGNENWGCGGQMSPEQYAREYRRFATYMGSMDNLMLDYDVDLIACGFEGHEWNRRFLEEVASGRWGVDFPLDHITLHHYYGRAMTVSESDEDDYDELLVEALEMEEHIERIASAVDAAASTRDIGVIIDEWGTWHPEAVPENGLEQPGTVLDALSAAAVLDIFNHNADVMTMSNIAQTVNVLQCLVETDGDDAWARPTYRVFDLYAPHKANEAVTTTVDAPTRDVERKDDDLPLVGASASVSEDGETYVTVTNLDCREGHSVEVEVDGGVTADDVADAQVLFEGQDAGLHVDADNADEFVAEDLDVDVADGVLTVDLDASTVAAITLE